One segment of Nostoc piscinale CENA21 DNA contains the following:
- a CDS encoding Na+/H+ antiporter subunit E has translation MVAYLNLILRLAIWFLLTANFSLANIIIGVSIALLLPGLPKVSGTLKDWLRVLWEIIVAIPQAYIEAFEIIFRPHKYEEVTLEQVKPRRTPGLIFLDIFLITFTPKTIVLKYHEAGWYEVHWVRRRKKV, from the coding sequence ATGGTTGCCTATCTAAATTTGATATTGCGATTGGCTATTTGGTTTTTGCTGACTGCTAACTTCAGTCTGGCAAATATCATCATTGGCGTAAGCATCGCCCTGTTACTGCCTGGTTTGCCTAAAGTCTCAGGCACTTTAAAAGATTGGCTACGTGTGCTATGGGAAATCATCGTCGCCATTCCCCAAGCTTATATAGAAGCATTTGAAATTATCTTCCGTCCCCATAAATATGAAGAAGTAACACTCGAACAAGTCAAACCACGCCGCACTCCCGGACTGATATTCCTCGACATCTTTTTGATTACTTTTACACCCAAAACCATTGTTTTGAAATATCACGAAGCAGGCTGGTACGAAGTTCATTGGGTACGCCGGAGGAAAAAGGTATGA
- a CDS encoding monovalent cation/H(+) antiporter subunit G, with product MINALSYFCIGLGIIFWFWGTFPLLGDRSVLFKLHGLTVADTLGSMSIIVGLLLKIPSEWPLLILALISLAMWNTMLGYVLAYCSSSKESHDR from the coding sequence ATGATCAACGCACTGAGTTATTTCTGCATTGGTTTAGGGATTATCTTTTGGTTTTGGGGGACTTTTCCCTTATTGGGCGATCGCTCGGTATTATTCAAACTGCATGGTCTGACAGTAGCAGATACCCTCGGCTCGATGAGTATCATTGTCGGATTGTTGCTGAAGATACCCAGCGAATGGCCGCTACTGATTCTGGCGCTCATTTCCTTAGCAATGTGGAATACCATGCTGGGATATGTTTTGGCTTATTGTTCCAGTAGTAAGGAAAGTCATGACCGATAA
- a CDS encoding DUF4040 domain-containing protein, with protein sequence MTDNYIYVIIPLLPLAASMVIFQSNPYHALVIRGILGAVAAFVYTVLGAADVALTEALVGTMLAITLYAIAVRSSLVLRLGLLQEEENADFKPLIDSFRAIFSKRYYLRLELVPYTDMETLHQALNNKEVHAICLPQAKHDPQDEETQPYHTITRIRRIYDIMHTQLTSSITSLSHASTSPTNTPDLKTPVLGEHS encoded by the coding sequence ATGACCGATAACTATATCTATGTGATCATTCCTCTGCTACCCTTAGCTGCGTCGATGGTGATCTTTCAATCAAATCCCTACCATGCTTTAGTCATACGGGGAATATTGGGAGCAGTCGCCGCATTTGTTTATACAGTGTTGGGGGCAGCAGATGTGGCCTTAACCGAGGCGCTGGTGGGGACAATGTTGGCGATTACCTTATATGCGATCGCAGTGCGTTCATCACTAGTTCTGCGTCTGGGATTACTTCAAGAAGAGGAAAATGCAGACTTTAAGCCACTTATTGATAGTTTCCGCGCAATTTTTAGCAAACGCTATTATCTGCGTCTAGAACTAGTTCCATACACAGATATGGAAACCTTACATCAGGCGCTAAACAACAAAGAAGTCCATGCAATTTGTCTACCACAGGCAAAACATGATCCTCAAGACGAGGAAACGCAACCATATCACACCATCACCAGAATCCGACGCATTTATGACATCATGCACACTCAACTGACATCATCAATCACCAGTTTGAGTCATGCCAGTACATCACCAACCAACACACCAGATTTAAAAACACCTGTTTTGGGAGAGCATTCATGA
- a CDS encoding Na(+)/H(+) antiporter subunit B, whose protein sequence is MKWLYIIAGIALFGKFLFIANPTLDLPDISILEAVVQDSGIPNAVSGIIFRNRLYDTIFEVVVFTIAIMGANFLLANEKPSTTIYRFTDQPSIVLARLGATIAALVSIELGIRGHLSPGGGFAAGVAGGTAIGLVAITSSPEWMQAIYQRWQAATWEKISVLVFVILAVINLSGVELPHGEMGALISGGFIPILNLLVAIKVALGSWAVILIFIRYRGLL, encoded by the coding sequence ATGAAATGGCTCTACATTATTGCCGGAATCGCCCTATTTGGCAAATTTCTGTTTATTGCTAACCCTACCTTAGATTTACCAGATATCTCGATTTTGGAAGCGGTTGTTCAAGATAGTGGCATACCAAATGCCGTGTCAGGGATTATTTTTCGCAATCGCTTGTATGACACGATTTTTGAAGTGGTGGTATTTACAATCGCCATCATGGGAGCTAATTTTTTACTGGCGAACGAGAAACCCTCCACCACAATTTATCGTTTCACCGATCAGCCATCAATTGTATTGGCAAGATTGGGTGCGACTATCGCTGCTTTAGTCAGTATCGAACTAGGGATTCGCGGACATCTCAGCCCTGGTGGTGGTTTTGCTGCTGGGGTGGCGGGTGGAACAGCGATTGGCTTAGTAGCAATTACTTCGTCCCCAGAATGGATGCAAGCAATTTACCAACGCTGGCAAGCCGCCACATGGGAGAAAATTTCGGTATTAGTTTTTGTGATTCTGGCGGTAATTAATTTGTCTGGTGTGGAATTACCACACGGGGAGATGGGCGCACTAATTAGTGGCGGTTTTATCCCCATACTCAATTTGTTAGTCGCAATTAAAGTCGCCTTGGGTTCCTGGGCGGTGATTTTGATTTTTATTCGTTATCGGGGATTGTTGTAA
- a CDS encoding tellurite resistance TerB family protein: MSRRLPRGRSASSVALEPEVAIALIGLFSAASDGDGISNAEEYALSEMLGEIAQFEDYSDEDFDELGETLTSLLEEEDPEELIVKAIESLPNRGYREAAYITAILVVGIDEEVPDEEQNYISELQEALNISNERAQELIDEIFGADEDEEEYDEECEDDEE; the protein is encoded by the coding sequence ATGTCTAGACGTTTGCCTAGAGGCCGTAGCGCCAGTTCAGTGGCTTTAGAACCAGAAGTTGCGATCGCTCTGATCGGACTATTCTCCGCAGCATCTGATGGTGATGGTATTTCTAACGCAGAAGAATATGCTTTGAGTGAGATGCTGGGCGAAATTGCTCAATTTGAAGATTATTCTGACGAAGACTTTGACGAATTAGGCGAAACCTTAACCAGCCTCCTAGAAGAAGAAGATCCAGAAGAATTAATTGTTAAAGCGATTGAATCATTACCCAACAGAGGTTATCGGGAAGCTGCATACATCACTGCCATTTTGGTAGTAGGTATTGATGAAGAAGTACCTGATGAAGAACAAAATTATATTTCTGAGTTACAAGAAGCGTTGAATATTTCCAACGAACGCGCTCAAGAACTCATAGATGAAATATTTGGCGCAGACGAAGACGAGGAAGAATATGACGAAGAATGTGAAGATGACGAAGAATAA
- a CDS encoding M20 family metallopeptidase, with the protein MLTRIKDIATKLAPRLVEIRRHLHSHPELSGQEYQTAAFVAGVLSSSGLHVQEGVGKTGVIGEVQGTGTDERLLAIRTDMDALPIQERTGLEYASRTDGVMHACGHDVHTTVGLGTAMVLSQIIDELGGKVRFLFQAAEEIAQGANWMVQDQAMKDVSAILGVHVFPSIPAGSIGIRYGALTAAADDLEITIIGESGHGARPHEATDAIWIASQVITALQQAISRTQNPLRPVVLSIGKIQGGRAPNVIADQVQLWGTVRSLHPETRAHLPHWIENIVANVCHAYGAKYQVNYRQGVPSVQNDYSLTQLLQSAAEEAWSSDRVQVLPEPSLGAEDFSVYLEHAPGSMFRLGVGFKDRIINYPLHHPEFEIDESAIVTGVVTMAYAAYKYWL; encoded by the coding sequence ATGCTAACCCGTATTAAAGATATAGCCACAAAACTAGCGCCCCGTTTAGTTGAAATTCGCCGTCATCTCCATTCTCATCCAGAACTCAGTGGTCAAGAGTATCAAACAGCTGCTTTTGTGGCTGGAGTTCTGTCTTCTAGTGGTCTGCATGTCCAAGAAGGTGTGGGAAAAACAGGTGTGATTGGGGAAGTCCAGGGTACAGGTACCGATGAGCGTTTATTGGCGATTCGGACTGATATGGATGCTTTACCCATCCAAGAACGTACAGGTTTAGAATATGCTTCCCGTACAGATGGGGTAATGCACGCTTGTGGTCACGATGTGCATACTACTGTTGGGTTAGGTACGGCAATGGTATTATCCCAAATCATTGATGAATTGGGTGGTAAGGTGCGATTTTTATTTCAAGCCGCCGAAGAAATTGCCCAGGGAGCGAACTGGATGGTGCAAGATCAGGCGATGAAGGATGTTTCAGCTATTTTAGGCGTTCATGTTTTTCCTTCTATACCCGCAGGTTCGATTGGTATACGTTACGGAGCGTTGACAGCCGCAGCTGATGATTTAGAAATTACAATTATTGGTGAATCTGGACATGGCGCACGTCCCCATGAGGCGACTGATGCAATTTGGATTGCTTCACAAGTAATTACTGCTTTGCAACAAGCCATCAGTCGGACTCAGAATCCTTTGCGCCCTGTAGTGTTGAGTATAGGGAAAATTCAGGGTGGTAGAGCGCCAAATGTGATTGCTGACCAAGTGCAGTTGTGGGGAACTGTGCGATCGCTCCATCCTGAAACCCGCGCCCATCTCCCCCATTGGATTGAGAATATTGTGGCGAATGTCTGTCATGCTTACGGCGCAAAATATCAAGTTAATTATCGTCAAGGTGTCCCCAGCGTCCAAAATGATTATTCTTTAACTCAGTTGTTACAATCAGCCGCAGAAGAAGCCTGGAGTAGCGATCGCGTCCAAGTTTTACCAGAACCATCCCTCGGCGCGGAAGATTTTTCCGTTTATTTAGAACACGCCCCTGGTTCAATGTTTCGCTTGGGTGTCGGCTTTAAAGATAGAATCATCAATTACCCATTACACCATCCCGAATTTGAAATTGATGAGTCAGCGATTGTCACAGGTGTGGTAACTATGGCCTATGCCGCTTATAAATATTGGCTATAA
- a CDS encoding pentapeptide repeat-containing protein — protein sequence MKLQIASIVALIVCTGLSEKALGVNQQDLEQLRQSSTCPRCDLSGADLNQANLAGVNLRGANLRGANLSQANLVNADLTDANLEGAVLKSANLTGASFTGANLTSASLESADLSFTGFLGANLTAANLLGAKLYFTNFRGANFRLTTLPVGNVTSDKPYWWSSERVIPKQCNKFKAGTTRGTTCYTQSEEVETKK from the coding sequence ATGAAACTCCAGATTGCCAGCATTGTTGCCCTAATAGTTTGCACGGGGTTAAGCGAAAAAGCCTTGGGGGTGAATCAACAAGACCTAGAACAGTTAAGACAATCTAGTACTTGTCCTCGCTGTGATTTGAGTGGTGCTGACCTCAATCAAGCTAATTTAGCTGGTGTCAACTTGCGTGGGGCTAATTTAAGGGGAGCAAATTTATCTCAAGCCAATCTCGTAAATGCAGATTTAACCGATGCAAATCTCGAAGGTGCAGTATTGAAATCTGCCAATCTCACAGGAGCATCTTTTACAGGTGCTAATTTAACTTCAGCATCTTTAGAAAGTGCCGATTTGTCTTTTACAGGTTTTCTGGGTGCTAATTTAACAGCAGCAAACTTATTAGGCGCTAAACTATACTTTACCAATTTTCGCGGAGCCAACTTCCGACTAACTACTTTACCTGTGGGTAATGTCACTTCTGATAAACCTTACTGGTGGTCATCAGAGCGTGTCATTCCCAAGCAATGTAATAAATTTAAAGCAGGCACTACACGAGGTACAACTTGTTATACCCAGTCTGAAGAAGTGGAAACTAAGAAATAG